The genomic interval GAAGCGTCCGCATCGCCGTCGCGCTGCGGCTCTGCCCATCAAACGCGCAAATCGGGATCTGCCAAGGGACTTTGGGGACGGCACGACATGGCACGGGCGCGGCGACGCCCTGGGGTTCAGGCCGCCCGGAGCGTTCCGACGAAGTCGCGGACGGTCTCGGCAAGGGCGTCGCATTCCCCCGCCAGACGCTCGGAAGCGTCGAGGCCGGCGGCCGCAGCCGCGCCGGTGAGGTCGGCGGAACGGGCGAGGCCGTCGAGGTTCTCGGAGACCGCGCCCGTCCGCCGGGCCGTCCGTTCGGCGTTGCCGGCGATGGCGCTGGTCGCCGCCCCCTGCCCTTCCACCGCCGCGGCGACCGAGCGGGTGATGGTGCCGAGCTCCTCGATCGTTCCGCCGATCCGGCCGATCGCCGCGACCGCCTGCCCCGTCTGGTCCTGGATCGCGAGGACCTGCGCCTCGATCTCCTGCGTCGCGCGGGCGGTGCGGGCGGCGAGCGCCTTCACTTCGCCCGCCACCACACCGAACCCCCGCCCGGCCGCGCCGGCGCGCGAGGCTTCGATGGTCGCGTTGAGCGCGAGCAGGTTGGTCTGCTCGGCGATGGTGCCGATGAGAAGCACGATCTGGTTGATGCGCTGAGCCGCCTCGGCCAACGCACGCACGGTCTCGTCGGTCTGTCCCGCTTCCCGCGTCGCCCGGCCTGCCACCTCGGCAGCGTGCGTCATGTGACTCCCGATCTCGCGCACGGTGGCCGAAAGCGCACCGGCTGCAGCCGCGACGCCCTGCACGTCGGCAGCGGTCTCCTGCGAGGCGGTGGACAAATCCGTCGTGCGGCGGGCGGCGTCGCCCGCCGCGGCCGAGAGATCCTGCGAGGCGTGCCGCACCCGGTTGGCGGATTCGGCCGCTTCCCGGACGAGGCGGTTCACGCTGCTCTCGAAACGCTCGGCCAGTTCGCCGGCCGTGCGGCGGCGCTCGGCGCGGGCCTCCGCTTCGGCCACGCCCTGGCGGTTATGGGCTTCCGTCTCGGCGGCACGTGCGGCGTCGGCGGCGGCGAGCGAGCGCGCCGAGACCGAGAAGAGGGATGCGAGTTGCACGCTGAGCCAGACCAGGACGGCGGTCTCGAGCACGACGATCACCGCGTGGAGCACCACCCGGCCGAAATCGGCACCGCCCGGATAGACCGCCGCCGGTAGGAGGAGATTCAGGCCGAGATGATGCAAGGCCGTTGCCCCGGCCGCGGTGAGCAGCACGCGCCAGTCGCAATAGGCCGACAGCACCGCCAGGACGGCGAAGAAGTACATATGAAGGTCGAGCTGCCAGGAATGGCCCGCCGCCGCACCGAGCAACAGCGCCACCATGCCGACCATCGCCACCGACACGGTGAGACGGGTGGCGAGCCCGTTGCCGTTCAACCGCCATGTAGCGGTCGCCGCCGCAGCAAGGCCGAACGCCATCAGCCCCTGGGCCGCGATCGGGTTTCCGAGGGCGGCGGCCACGGCGACGTTGAACGGCACGTGCAGCCAGAGCAGGGCGACGAGGCCGCGGCTCGCGGCGCGGCGCAGGCTGTCGAGATCACGCGGGCGGGATTCGGTCATGGTCGTGGATCTCTGGGTGTTGATTCTTGGAAGCGCGGCGTTTCGGGATGGGTGCAGAGGCCGAAGCCTCGCGGGTCGAACAGGATGAGGGCCCCGGCCGCCCGCAGGCGCCCGGCGAAGCCCGGCGCGGAGGACCGGGTGACGACGAGTCCCGGCAGGCGACCGAGGCCCAGCACGGCGCCACCCGCCGCCACCGCGGCGCCGAGGCTGCGGCTCGGATCCCACCAGGGCGGAAACAGGGCGGCGACCGGCCGGCCCGGCTCCGCCATCGGCGCTCCGAGCCACGCGGAGCCGATCAGGCTCGCCAGCAAGAGGGCGACGGGCGGCAGCCAGCTTCGAGCGGAGCCCGATGTAGACGGCTGAGTTCGGATCCCTTCCACTGCCATCGACTTGGCGCCACGGTACAAATTCGAACGATCGACAACCCAACATTGTTGATGAATGTTAAGTTCGGGTTACGCCCGCGGCGGCGGACGCTCGAACGGGCGTAAGTGTCTTTCACAAAACTTCCGCCGCGCCGTCATCGTCAGAACGAGAACGGTCAGAGGCCGGGAGTTTTGTGCGGCACTCTAACGCTCTACTGACCGCACCGGTCAGGCTCGACAGTTCCGCCCGAGCGGCCCGATCGCAGCCTAAAGCATCGTCTTTGCGAAAGCCGGCAAACACCCCTCGGGATGACGCTTGAGACGCCGGGGGCGGCGATGGTGATCCGGTCGTTCAAGCGAAGGCTCTCCGTTCCGTGCGTCCGGGTTCTGGCTTGAGACGCCCCGAGCACGAGAGGGCGAGGGTCAGGGCGGCATCGACGGCCATCGCTCGATCGCCTCGTGCCCGGACGGCGTCAGCGCGTAGACGCCGTAGCCGGTGCGCTCGAACCAGCCGTAGACGTTGCGGCGGAGGATGGCGGCGGCCGTCGGGACGGCGCTCGTCAGGTCGCGCGGGCGCAGCGGCCCGGGCGCCAGGGCGCGGGCGCAAAGGAGGGCCTGCTGGCGATAGGCGGTCATCACCGGCGCGCGCGAACCACCGCCGGCCACGGGGTCGCCCTGTCGGCGGCGATGCTCGTCCAGAAGGCGCGAGCGCCGCTTGGGGTCGCGTCGGGGCATCGGCGCTCCGGGGCCGAGAAGCACGTGGACGCCGTCGTCGGCACCGACGCCGAGAAGGCCGAAGCCGAGGCGCCGGCACAGGTTACGGAAGCGCGCATCGGCCTCCCGCCCCTTGCCGCGCACCGACAGGCGCGCCGCCAGCCACACCTCGTCGCAGGCACCGGCCCGGTCCACGGCCTGCAGCACGAGTTCCAGGTTGAAGCTCTGCTTCAGCTCGCACACCACCAGCACCGGCGGCTCGCCCTCGCGCACGCCCAGGAGGTCGCAGCCGCCGATCTCGCCCTTCACGGCAAAGCCGAGGGTTTCGAGGAAGCCCTTCACCGGCGCGTAGAGCGCCGTTTCCGGCGGGCGGGCGGACGCGCTCATGGCCGCGGCGACCGGCAAGCGCGGGAGGCCATGCGGATGGGGCGGAGCGGATGGATCATCGGGCGACACGCGCGGGGCAGATAGCACCCGAAGCTCGCGACCTCCACCGCGCGAGGCGTCGTCCCGCTCCCCGTCAGGCCGGGTCGCGCCGCACCTGCGCCCTGATCCAGCCGACGAAGGCCTGGACGATCGGCTCCGAGGCGCGCCCGTCGGGCACAGGATGAGGATGTCGTCGGCCGTGTCGGTCTCGGTGGCGGGCATTCGCCCCGGATCGGCACGAGCAACCCTTGCGCGATCTCACGCTCGATCAGATCGGCCGGCGCCGCCTCGCTGGTCAGAGCGAACGGGTCGAAGCGATGGCCCTGGAAGCCGCTCTGACGATCGCGCGAAGGAAGGCAGCTTGTCGGCGCCGTCCCCCAGCCCCGGCGCCCTGCGTCGCGGGACTTTTTCCGCGGCTTGGCCGTCCTGTCATGAAGGGGTCGGGGAGCAGGCACGCGCTTTCTTCAGTTGATCCCAGCCGGGCCGGAGCGGCATTCTCTCGCGGTACCTCCGGCGGACGACACGGCGACCGAGGACGAAAGTGAATCGATGAGCAGCACCACCCTCGTTCCCTTTGCCGAAGCCGCCGTCTTCACACTCGGCTGCGCACTGATCGCGAGCCGCCGGTTCGAACCGCAGCGGGTCGGTGCAGTGCTGGGGCTCGCCACCATCACTCTGGCGGTGCTGCTGGTCGTCCTGGCGCTCCCCGGCAGCCCGCAGGCGACGCTCGCCGACCCCGACGGCGTCCGCAATTTCCTGAACTGAGTTCACGTCAGGCCGCGCCCGCCGGCAGGCTCAGGGTCACGGCGAGCCCTGGAGCATTGTCGGCAAGCTCAAGGCTTCCGCCATGCAGCCGGGAAACGGCGGCGACGAGGCTGAGACCGAGGCCGAAGCCAGGGCGTGTGCGGGCGGCGTCCAGGCGCACGAAGCGGTCGAGCACCCGCTCGCGCTCGGCTTCCGGGATGCCGGGGCCGCGATCCGCCACCCGGAGTCGGACGACGCCGTCGGCACGCACGGCGCTGACCGTGATTTCCTGCGGGCCGGACGCATCGGAGCGGGCACCGTACTTGATGGCGTTGTCGAGGAGGTTGGCGATCGCCTGCCCGACCAACTCGCGGTTGCCGTCGAGGATCAGGTCCGGCTCGATATCAACGGTCAGGCTCAGGCCCCTGTCCTCGGCCAGCGGCTCGTAGAGTTCGGCCACCTCCCGCGCGACCGCCCCGGCATCGAAGCGGCTGACGCTCTCGGGTGCGTTGCCGGCCTCCAGGCGGGCGATGGTCAGAAGCGCGTTGAACACCCGGATCAGCCCGTCGCTGTCCTCGATCACGCCCTCCATCGCCGTGCGCAGGGCCTCCGGCGTCTCGGCGGTGCGCAGGGCCTCGTCGGCGCGGTTGCGCAATCGGGTCAGCGGCGTCTTGAGGTCGTGGGCGATGTTGTCGGAGACTTCCCGCATGCCGCGCATCAGCTCGCCGATGCGCTCCAGCATCAGGTTGAGGTTCTGGGCGAGGCGGTCCAGTTCGTCCCCGGCGCCGCCGACCCGCAGGCGCCCGTCGAGATCGCCCGCCATGATGGTGCGGGTCGTCTCGGTCATGTCGTCGACGCGCTTCAGCACGCGGCTCGCGACGAACCAGCCGCCGAGCACGCCGAGCAGCACGACGAGGGCCAGCGAGGAGCCGAAGGTGTTGCCGATCGCCGCGCGTAGGCGGTCGCGCTCCTCGGTGTCGCGGCCGACGACGAGGCGGAAGCCTCCGGCGAGGTTGAAGACCCGCATGATCGCGCGATGCTCGCTTCGATCCGCATCGGAGCCGCGCCCGTAATAGCTCTCGTACTGGCCGGACCGGGCGAGGATGTCGGCCGGCAGGCGGCTCACGTTGCCGACGATGTGCTCGCCCGCGGGCGTGGTCACGAGGTAGAGCGAGGCGCCGGGCTCCTTGGCGCGCCGTTCCACCACGGCGATGAGGCGGCGCAGCCCGCCCGCGGTGTATTGCTCGGACAGCCCGTTGATCTCGGCATCGATGGTCGAGAGGATCTGGTCATCGAGCACCCGCCGCGCGTTCCAGGCGACGTAGCCGAGCCCGAGCGAGGCCAGCACCGCGAACAGCACGAGATAGGCGAGCGACAGCTTGAACGCCGTCGTGCGGAAGATCTTCCCGAGGCGCGCGATGAGGCCATCCGGCGGCGGCGATGCGGCGGACGGCGTCACGGGAGAAGCGGCTCGTCCGCCCGGATGACGTAGCCCGCGCCGCGCACCGTGTGGATCATCGGATGCTCGAAGCCGCGGTCGATCTTGGCGCGCAGGCGCGAGACGTGGACATCGATGACGTTGGTCTGGGGGTCGAAATGGTAGTCCCAGACATGCTCCAGCAGCATCGTCCGCGTCACCACCTGCCCGGCATGGCGCATGAGGTACTCCAGCAGCCGGAACTCGCGGGGCTGCAGCACGATCTCGCGGCCCGCCCGCGTCACCCGATGCGAGAGCCGGTCGAGTTCGAGGTCGCCGACCCGGTAGGCGGTGGCCTCGCTCTGGCCGGTCGCGGCCGTGCGGCGGCGGGCCAGCACCTCGGTGCGGGCCAGAAGCTCGGAGAAGGCGTAGGGTTTCGGGAGATAGTCGTCGCCCCCGGCCCGCAGACCCTTCACCCGGTCGTCCACTTGGCCCAGCGCCGAGAGGATGAGGACGGGCGTGGCGATCTCCTGCTCGCGCAGGGAGCGCACCAGCGAGAGCCCATCGAGCTTCGGCAACATGCGATCGACGATCAACACGTCGTAATCGCCCTCGCGGGCGAGCGCATAGCCGTCGAGGCCGTCGCCCGCATGGTCCACCGCGTGCCCGGCTTCCCGGAACGCTTTGACCAGATAGGCGGCGGCCTCGCGGTCGTCCTCGATGATGAGCAGGCGCATGACGCCTGTCAGATACGCTTCGCCGCTCAGGAGCGCGAGGCGTTCACCGACAATTCCGGCTTGTGGTTGAGGGTTTGGAACACGACGCAGTAGCGCTCGGTCAGCTTCAGGAGCTGGTCGAGCTTCTCCTGGGGAGCGTCGGTGTCGAGGTCGAACTTGAGGCGGATCGCGCGGAAGCCCACCGGCGCTTCCTTGTCGACGCCCAGCGTGCCGCGGAAGTCGAGGTCACCCTCGGCGCTGACCGTACCGGCCTTGAGCGGGATTTCGAGTGCGGTCGCCACCGCCTTCACCGTCACGCCCGCGCAGGCGACGAGCGCTTCGAGCAGCATGTCGCCGGAGCAGAGTTCGGCGCCCGAACCGCCGGTGGCGGGGTGCAGGCCGGCCACTGCCAGCGCGCGGCCGGTCTCGACCTTGCAGGCGATGCTGGTGTCGTCCAGCGAGCCCTTCGCCTTGAGGGTGATGACGGCGGAATCCGGCGTCTCACGGTACTTGTTCTTGAGCGGGGCCTGAAGAGCGCGCAGGGCGTCGGCGTCCATGGATTTCCTCCTGTTTTCTTGGTGGCGTGTTTTCTTGGTGTCGCGGATCTAGCGGCTTTCGCACCGCCGCGACACCTCAGAACGAGCTTCCGCCGGCGAGTTCCGGTGCACGGGAAGCGTCGCGCGGGCGCAGCGAATGATCGAGGGCGGAGAGGATCGTGCGGGTCGCCGCCTCGCTCGTCGGCGACGCCGGGTCGCGCGGCCGGCGCATCGGCAGGGCCACCGTGTCGTCGAGGCGGCCGGGGCGTGGGCGCATGACGATGGCGCGGTCGGCGAGCGCCACCGCCTCGGCGACGTCGTGGGTAACGATCAGCACCGTCGGCCGCACCTCCTCCCACAGGGCGAGGAGATGGCGGTGAAGATCCTTGCGGGTGAAGGCATCGAGCGCCGAGAACGGCTCGTCGAGAAGCAGCACCCGCGGGTTGGCCACGAAGGCGCGAGCGATCGAGACGCGCTGCTGCTGCCCGCCCGACAATTCGCGGGGCCAGCGCCCGGCCTGTTCGGCGAGGCCGACCCGCTCCAGGGCGTGGGCGACGCGCTCCCGCCGCTCGCGCCTCGGCCGATGATCGATGCCGAAGCCGACATTCTCGGCGACCGTCAGCCACGGCAGCAGGCGCGGCTCCTGGAACACGAGGCCGACGCCGGGATGGGGCCCGGTGATCGGCTCACCGTCGAGGGCGATGTGGCCCGCGCTCGGCCGGTCGAGCCCGGCGATGAGGCGCAGCAGCGTCGTCTTCCCGCAGCCGGAGCCGCCGATCAGCGCGACGATCTCCGCATTGGGCATCCGAAGGTCGATGCCGTCGAGGGCGCGGGTGCCGTCAGCGTAGGTCTTGGACAGGCTCTGAATGCTCAGCATGGCGGCCTCACAGCGTCTCCCGCGCCGTATCCTGCCAGCGCACCAGCGGGCTGGTCAGGGCGACGAGCCCGGCATCGGCCGCCTTGCCGACCACGGCGAAGCTGATGATCGCAGCCAGGATCTGGTCGGGCTTGCTGAATTGCTGGCCGTCGAGAAGCAGGTAGCCGAGCCCCTCGGAGGCGCCCATCAGTTCGGCGGCGACCACGAACAGGAAGCCGAGGCCGAGCCCGGTGCGGAGCGCCGTCAACGTCGCCGGCAGCACGGCCGGCAGGAGGATGCGCCGGACGAGCGCGACCCGCGAGAGGCGGAAGATGCGGCCCACCTCGATCAGCTTGCGATCGACCGAGGCGATGGCGCCGGCCACACCGATGTAGACGGGAAAGAAAACGCCGACCGCGATCAGGGCGACCTTCGGCGTCTCGAGAATGCCGAACCACAGGATGAACAGCGGCACCCAGGCGAGCGAGGGTACGGCGCGCAGGGCCTGAAGGCTCGGATCGACCAGCCAGCGCAAGGTCGGCAGCGTCGCGGTGAGCGTGCCCGCGAGGATGCCGGCGCACGCCCCGAAGGCGAAGCCGAGACCGACACGGATCAGGGTCGCCTCGACATGGGTCCAGAGTTCGCCCGAGGCGGCGAGCGTCCAGAGCGCGGCACCGACCCGGCTCGGCGGCGGGAGCAGGCGCCCGGAGGCGAGCCCGGCGGCGACGGCCGCCTCCCAGCCGAGCGCCAGGACGAGCGGCAGCAGCAGGCCGAGCGCCAGCCGCGCTCCGCTCCCCAGAAGAGCGGAGCGCGGCGCAGGAACCGCCTTCGGCTCCGTGTCGTCGGAAAGAACGGTGGTGACGCTCATGCCAGGGTGCCGCGCCGGATCTGCATCGTGGCCTCGAAAATACTCGGCTGGGTCGGCCGATCAGCGCCGCGCATCGGTCGCCGCGTGCAGCGCGAGCCCCGCCAGCACTGTCCCCATGAACCAGCGTTGCGCGAGGAGCCAGAGGGGCTGCCCCTTCAGGAACGCAGCGACGAACCCGGCGAACAGGACGATCGCCGCGTTCACCGTGAGACTCACGGCGATCTGGACGAGGCCGAGCGCAAGGGTTTGCGTCAGCACCCCACCCGCCACCGGATCGATGAATTGCGGCAGCAACGACAGGTACATCACCGCGATCTTGGGGTTCAGCACATTCGTCAGAAAGCCCATGGCGAAGAGCCGCCCCGCCCCGTCGGGCGGCAGCGGGCGCGTGTCGAAGGGCGAACGTCCGCCGGGCCGAACGGCCTGCCACGCGAGAAAGAAGAGATAGGCCGCGCCGGCCAGGCGCAGGGCATCGTAGGCGAAGGGCACCGCCATGAGGAGGGCGGTGATGCCGAAGGCCGCGCAGAGCAGGTAGACGACGAAGCCCGCCGCGACACCCGTCAGCGACACCAGCCCGGCCGCTCGTCCCTGCACAACGGTGCGCGAGACGAGGTAGGCCATGTTCGGGCCGGGCGTCAGCACCATCCCGAGGCTGACGAGAGCGAAGGCGGCGAGGGGCGCGGCGTCCGGCATCGGCAGGCTCAGCGGGCCGGGGCCGGGTTGAACTGCGGATCGATCAGACCGTCCACCGCCGCCGCCACGTCGGTGGAGGCGGGGATGACGCCCGCCTGCTGCAGGGCAAGGCCGGCGGCGCGGATGCTGTCGGCCTGGGCCGAACCGACGGCCGGCTGGCTCAGATCCGTGCGCTCGATCTGCTTGGCGATGACCGCTTCGGGCAGCTTGGTGGCCGAGACGAGCGCGCTCTTTAAGGCATCCGGGTTGGCGAGGGCGTAAGCACGGGCCTGCTCGTAGGCGGCGATGACGACCCGCACGAGATCGGGATGCGCCTTGGCGAAATCCTCGCGCACGTCGAGCACGCCCCAGGTGTTGGCGGCGGCGTCGCGGTGGAACAGCACGTCGCCGCTCTCGATCTCGGCGGCGGCCATCATCGGGTCGAGACCAGCCCAGGCATCGACGTCGCCGCGGTCGAGCGCCGTGCGGCCGTCGGCGTGCTGGAGCAGGACGAGCTTGGCGTCCTTCTCGGTGAGCCCGGCACCCTGGAGCGCGCGGATCAGGAAGATGTGCGGATCGGTGCCGCGAGTGACGGCGATGCGCTTGCCCTTGAGGTCGGCGGGCCCTGCAATCCCCGTGTCCTTGCGGGTGACGAGCGCGGTCCATTCCGGCCGGGAATAGGCGTAGACGACCTTGATCGGGTTGCCGTTGATGCGTGCCAGGAGTGCGGCCGCCCCGGCCGAGGAGCCGAAATCGATGGCGCCGCCGTTCAGGAATTCCAGCGCCTTGTTGGAGCCGAGCGACTGGACCCAGCGCATCTTGATGCCGCGGGCCTTCAGCGCCTCTTCCAGAAAGCCCTTCTCCTTCAGGACGAGGCTGACCGGATTGTAGGTCGCCCAGTCGAGCCGGATCTCGGACACTTCGGCAGCCCGCAGGTTCGAACCCATCGCG from Methylobacterium sp. AMS5 carries:
- a CDS encoding methyl-accepting chemotaxis protein — protein: MTESRPRDLDSLRRAASRGLVALLWLHVPFNVAVAAALGNPIAAQGLMAFGLAAAATATWRLNGNGLATRLTVSVAMVGMVALLLGAAAGHSWQLDLHMYFFAVLAVLSAYCDWRVLLTAAGATALHHLGLNLLLPAAVYPGGADFGRVVLHAVIVVLETAVLVWLSVQLASLFSVSARSLAAADAARAAETEAHNRQGVAEAEARAERRRTAGELAERFESSVNRLVREAAESANRVRHASQDLSAAAGDAARRTTDLSTASQETAADVQGVAAAAGALSATVREIGSHMTHAAEVAGRATREAGQTDETVRALAEAAQRINQIVLLIGTIAEQTNLLALNATIEASRAGAAGRGFGVVAGEVKALAARTARATQEIEAQVLAIQDQTGQAVAAIGRIGGTIEELGTITRSVAAAVEGQGAATSAIAGNAERTARRTGAVSENLDGLARSADLTGAAAAAGLDASERLAGECDALAETVRDFVGTLRAA
- a CDS encoding DUF2161 family putative PD-(D/E)XK-type phosphodiesterase: MSASARPPETALYAPVKGFLETLGFAVKGEIGGCDLLGVREGEPPVLVVCELKQSFNLELVLQAVDRAGACDEVWLAARLSVRGKGREADARFRNLCRRLGFGLLGVGADDGVHVLLGPGAPMPRRDPKRRSRLLDEHRRRQGDPVAGGGSRAPVMTAYRQQALLCARALAPGPLRPRDLTSAVPTAAAILRRNVYGWFERTGYGVYALTPSGHEAIERWPSMPP
- a CDS encoding ATP-binding protein; translation: MTPSAASPPPDGLIARLGKIFRTTAFKLSLAYLVLFAVLASLGLGYVAWNARRVLDDQILSTIDAEINGLSEQYTAGGLRRLIAVVERRAKEPGASLYLVTTPAGEHIVGNVSRLPADILARSGQYESYYGRGSDADRSEHRAIMRVFNLAGGFRLVVGRDTEERDRLRAAIGNTFGSSLALVVLLGVLGGWFVASRVLKRVDDMTETTRTIMAGDLDGRLRVGGAGDELDRLAQNLNLMLERIGELMRGMREVSDNIAHDLKTPLTRLRNRADEALRTAETPEALRTAMEGVIEDSDGLIRVFNALLTIARLEAGNAPESVSRFDAGAVAREVAELYEPLAEDRGLSLTVDIEPDLILDGNRELVGQAIANLLDNAIKYGARSDASGPQEITVSAVRADGVVRLRVADRGPGIPEAERERVLDRFVRLDAARTRPGFGLGLSLVAAVSRLHGGSLELADNAPGLAVTLSLPAGAA
- a CDS encoding response regulator transcription factor; its protein translation is MRLLIIEDDREAAAYLVKAFREAGHAVDHAGDGLDGYALAREGDYDVLIVDRMLPKLDGLSLVRSLREQEIATPVLILSALGQVDDRVKGLRAGGDDYLPKPYAFSELLARTEVLARRRTAATGQSEATAYRVGDLELDRLSHRVTRAGREIVLQPREFRLLEYLMRHAGQVVTRTMLLEHVWDYHFDPQTNVIDVHVSRLRAKIDRGFEHPMIHTVRGAGYVIRADEPLLP
- a CDS encoding OsmC family protein; the encoded protein is MDADALRALQAPLKNKYRETPDSAVITLKAKGSLDDTSIACKVETGRALAVAGLHPATGGSGAELCSGDMLLEALVACAGVTVKAVATALEIPLKAGTVSAEGDLDFRGTLGVDKEAPVGFRAIRLKFDLDTDAPQEKLDQLLKLTERYCVVFQTLNHKPELSVNASRS
- a CDS encoding ABC transporter ATP-binding protein; protein product: MLSIQSLSKTYADGTRALDGIDLRMPNAEIVALIGGSGCGKTTLLRLIAGLDRPSAGHIALDGEPITGPHPGVGLVFQEPRLLPWLTVAENVGFGIDHRPRRERRERVAHALERVGLAEQAGRWPRELSGGQQQRVSIARAFVANPRVLLLDEPFSALDAFTRKDLHRHLLALWEEVRPTVLIVTHDVAEAVALADRAIVMRPRPGRLDDTVALPMRRPRDPASPTSEAATRTILSALDHSLRPRDASRAPELAGGSSF
- a CDS encoding ABC transporter permease, with the protein product MSVTTVLSDDTEPKAVPAPRSALLGSGARLALGLLLPLVLALGWEAAVAAGLASGRLLPPPSRVGAALWTLAASGELWTHVEATLIRVGLGFAFGACAGILAGTLTATLPTLRWLVDPSLQALRAVPSLAWVPLFILWFGILETPKVALIAVGVFFPVYIGVAGAIASVDRKLIEVGRIFRLSRVALVRRILLPAVLPATLTALRTGLGLGFLFVVAAELMGASEGLGYLLLDGQQFSKPDQILAAIISFAVVGKAADAGLVALTSPLVRWQDTARETL
- a CDS encoding LysE family translocator, whose protein sequence is MPDAAPLAAFALVSLGMVLTPGPNMAYLVSRTVVQGRAAGLVSLTGVAAGFVVYLLCAAFGITALLMAVPFAYDALRLAGAAYLFFLAWQAVRPGGRSPFDTRPLPPDGAGRLFAMGFLTNVLNPKIAVMYLSLLPQFIDPVAGGVLTQTLALGLVQIAVSLTVNAAIVLFAGFVAAFLKGQPLWLLAQRWFMGTVLAGLALHAATDARR
- a CDS encoding aliphatic sulfonate ABC transporter substrate-binding protein; its protein translation is MIRRRTVLSACAGLFGLLAMGSNLRAAEVSEIRLDWATYNPVSLVLKEKGFLEEALKARGIKMRWVQSLGSNKALEFLNGGAIDFGSSAGAAALLARINGNPIKVVYAYSRPEWTALVTRKDTGIAGPADLKGKRIAVTRGTDPHIFLIRALQGAGLTEKDAKLVLLQHADGRTALDRGDVDAWAGLDPMMAAAEIESGDVLFHRDAAANTWGVLDVREDFAKAHPDLVRVVIAAYEQARAYALANPDALKSALVSATKLPEAVIAKQIERTDLSQPAVGSAQADSIRAAGLALQQAGVIPASTDVAAAVDGLIDPQFNPAPAR